From the genome of Bradyrhizobium sp. SZCCHNS1050, one region includes:
- a CDS encoding helix-turn-helix transcriptional regulator, which produces MSEEARAPIRIAIAVDDAELADRLAALLGDVTGLTLVAPGESADVAVAPLHGSDEARSGDDRIDGQTIDDFQLTARERDVLALMAEGCSNKEIARSLGISVHTAKFHVGSLLDKLDATGRTDAVAHAARRGIIEL; this is translated from the coding sequence GTGAGCGAGGAGGCGCGCGCGCCGATCAGGATCGCGATCGCGGTCGACGATGCCGAGCTGGCCGACCGGCTGGCGGCGCTGCTCGGCGATGTCACGGGCCTGACGCTGGTCGCCCCCGGCGAGAGCGCCGACGTCGCCGTCGCGCCGTTGCATGGCAGTGATGAGGCGCGCAGCGGCGACGACAGGATCGACGGCCAGACGATCGATGATTTTCAGCTCACCGCGCGCGAGCGCGACGTCCTGGCGCTGATGGCCGAGGGCTGCTCCAACAAGGAGATCGCGCGCAGCCTCGGCATCTCCGTACATACGGCGAAGTTCCACGTCGGCTCGCTGCTCGACAAGCTCGATGCAACGGGCCGGACGGATGCGGTAGCGCATGCGGCGCGACGGGGAATCATCGAGCTGTGA
- a CDS encoding S1C family serine protease: MPDLSTLSSLSSALAAAVAAAAPSLVSVHSHRSRATGFVWKPGLVVTADETLAEEGEIVLAFADGTTRPVTIAGRDHTTDIALLRVQGKDVAAASLAGGVPPLGALAILVAADQGKPAAALAMVSQSAGAWRSLRGGDIDARIELDTRLRHSAEGGLVLDAAGHAIGMAVRGPRRTLVIPAATIERVASKLETHGRIARGYLGAGLQPVRLDDGLGAMIMSLDKSGPAAAAGLRQGDVITALNKEPFRGMRAMMRELGSDSVGAVVEVAALRAGEPVQFALTIGERPA, encoded by the coding sequence GTCCTCCGCGCTGGCCGCCGCTGTTGCCGCCGCAGCGCCATCACTGGTCTCGGTCCATTCGCACCGCTCGCGCGCCACCGGCTTCGTCTGGAAGCCGGGCCTCGTCGTCACGGCGGACGAGACGCTTGCCGAGGAGGGCGAGATCGTGCTCGCCTTCGCCGACGGCACGACCCGCCCCGTCACGATCGCCGGGCGTGATCACACCACCGACATCGCCTTGCTCCGCGTCCAAGGCAAGGATGTCGCGGCCGCCTCGCTTGCCGGCGGCGTGCCGCCGCTCGGTGCTCTGGCCATCCTCGTCGCCGCCGATCAGGGCAAGCCGGCCGCGGCGTTGGCGATGGTCTCGCAATCGGCGGGCGCCTGGCGCAGCCTGCGCGGCGGCGACATCGATGCGCGCATCGAGCTCGACACCAGGCTGCGGCACAGCGCCGAAGGCGGTCTCGTGCTCGACGCTGCGGGCCACGCGATCGGAATGGCCGTGCGCGGCCCGCGCCGGACGCTCGTGATACCCGCGGCCACGATCGAACGGGTCGCCAGCAAGCTCGAGACGCATGGTCGCATCGCTCGCGGCTATCTCGGCGCCGGCCTGCAGCCGGTCCGGCTCGACGATGGACTCGGTGCGATGATCATGAGCCTCGACAAGAGCGGCCCGGCCGCGGCCGCCGGCCTGCGCCAGGGTGACGTCATCACCGCTCTTAACAAGGAGCCGTTCAGGGGCATGCGCGCGATGATGCGCGAACTCGGTTCGGACAGCGTCGGCGCCGTCGTCGAGGTCGCAGCGCTGCGTGCCGGCGAGCCGGTGCAGTTCGCCCTGACCATCGGCGAGAGGCCGGCGTGA
- a CDS encoding GDSL-type esterase/lipase family protein translates to MSYASSHTKRGEKKMPAGSLGRLVRRQMVALLAVCGLAFAAIGAADAAEVVALGASNTYGKGVNRGEDFPAQLEAMLHGKGVRVSVANAGINGDTTAGMLSRFDSAVDGSTRVLVLQPGGNDARKGVGDQRASSISAMLAKAAQRRIKVVMVENGMFRGLPHQVDGVHLTPEGYRMLAASLLPRVMSGLRK, encoded by the coding sequence GTGAGCTACGCTTCCTCTCACACCAAGCGGGGGGAAAAGAAAATGCCAGCGGGATCTTTGGGCCGCCTTGTCCGGCGCCAGATGGTGGCACTGTTAGCTGTGTGTGGCTTGGCGTTCGCGGCGATCGGAGCGGCAGACGCCGCCGAGGTGGTCGCGCTGGGCGCCAGCAACACCTATGGCAAGGGCGTCAATCGCGGCGAGGATTTTCCGGCCCAGCTCGAGGCCATGCTCCACGGCAAGGGCGTTCGGGTCAGCGTCGCCAACGCCGGCATCAACGGTGATACCACAGCCGGGATGCTGTCCCGCTTCGACAGCGCGGTCGATGGATCAACCCGCGTGCTGGTGCTGCAGCCCGGCGGTAACGACGCCCGCAAAGGGGTCGGCGACCAGCGCGCCAGCAGCATCAGCGCCATGTTGGCCAAGGCCGCGCAGCGCCGCATCAAGGTCGTGATGGTCGAGAACGGCATGTTCCGTGGCCTGCCGCATCAGGTCGACGGTGTGCATCTGACCCCGGAGGGCTATCGCATGCTGGCCGCATCGCTGCTGCCGCGCGTGATGAGCGGCTTGCGGAAGTAG
- a CDS encoding peptide chain release factor 3: MSDTSLTTEQPSRSALSDEVARRRTFAIISHPDAGKTTLTEKLLLFGGAINLAGQVKAKGERRNTRSDWMKIERERGISVVTSVMTFEFEGLVFNLLDTPGHEDFSEDTYRTLTAVDSAVMVIDAAKGIEARTRKLFEVCRLRDIPIITFINKMDRESRDTFDLLDDIEKTLALDTTPMTWPVGRGRDFIGTYDIRDGGVRLLEGGGAKTGAAQQIDIAELGKINANLDMSQITDELELVKEACKPFDLEAFREGHLTPVYFGSALRNFGVGDLLEGLGRYAPSPRAQESNLRKVDAAEPRMSAFVFKIQANMDPNHRDRIAFARLCSGKLNRGMKAKLVRTGKTMPLSSPQFFFAQDRSVADEAFAGDVVGIPNHGSLRIGDTLTEGEDLTFVGVPSFAPEIVRRVRLTDAMKAKKLKEALQQMSEEGVVQVFRPRDGAPALVGVVGPLQLDVLKARLDAEYSLPVEFEISEFSLARWISCDDKKKLEAFIAANNSGVADDVDGDPVFLAKNEFYLGYTKERAEGIVFSNVKDVKKKA, encoded by the coding sequence ATGTCCGATACAAGTTTGACGACCGAACAGCCGTCCCGCTCCGCGCTCTCCGACGAGGTCGCGCGCCGGCGCACCTTCGCCATCATCTCGCACCCGGACGCCGGCAAGACGACGCTGACCGAGAAGCTGCTGCTGTTCGGCGGCGCCATCAACCTCGCCGGCCAGGTCAAGGCCAAGGGCGAGCGCCGCAACACCCGCTCGGACTGGATGAAGATCGAGCGCGAGCGCGGCATCTCGGTCGTCACCTCGGTGATGACCTTCGAGTTCGAAGGGCTCGTCTTCAACCTGCTGGACACGCCGGGCCACGAGGACTTTTCCGAAGACACCTATCGCACGCTGACCGCGGTCGACTCGGCCGTCATGGTGATCGACGCCGCCAAGGGCATCGAGGCGCGCACGCGCAAGCTGTTCGAGGTCTGCCGCCTCCGCGACATCCCGATCATCACCTTCATCAACAAGATGGACCGCGAGAGCCGCGACACCTTCGATCTGCTGGACGACATCGAGAAGACGTTGGCGCTCGACACCACGCCGATGACCTGGCCCGTGGGCCGCGGCCGCGACTTCATCGGCACCTATGACATCCGCGACGGCGGCGTGCGCCTGCTCGAAGGCGGCGGCGCCAAGACCGGCGCGGCGCAGCAGATCGACATCGCCGAGCTCGGCAAGATCAACGCCAATCTCGACATGAGTCAGATCACCGACGAGCTGGAGCTGGTCAAGGAAGCCTGCAAGCCGTTCGACCTCGAGGCATTCCGCGAGGGCCACCTGACGCCCGTCTATTTCGGCAGCGCGCTGCGCAATTTCGGCGTCGGCGATCTGCTCGAAGGCCTCGGCCGCTACGCGCCGTCGCCGCGCGCGCAGGAGTCGAACCTGCGCAAGGTCGACGCCGCCGAGCCGCGCATGAGCGCCTTCGTGTTCAAGATCCAGGCGAATATGGACCCCAACCACCGCGACCGCATCGCGTTCGCGCGGCTGTGCTCGGGCAAGCTCAACCGCGGCATGAAGGCGAAGCTGGTACGCACCGGCAAGACCATGCCGCTGTCGAGCCCGCAATTCTTCTTCGCCCAGGACCGCTCGGTGGCGGACGAGGCTTTCGCCGGCGACGTCGTCGGCATTCCCAACCATGGCAGCTTGCGCATCGGCGACACCCTGACCGAGGGCGAGGATCTCACCTTCGTCGGCGTGCCGAGCTTTGCCCCGGAAATCGTCCGCCGCGTCCGCCTCACCGATGCGATGAAGGCGAAGAAGCTGAAGGAAGCCTTGCAGCAGATGTCGGAGGAGGGCGTCGTGCAGGTGTTCCGCCCGCGTGACGGTGCGCCGGCGCTGGTCGGCGTGGTGGGACCGCTGCAGCTCGACGTGCTCAAGGCGCGGCTCGATGCCGAGTACTCGCTGCCGGTCGAATTCGAGATCTCCGAGTTCTCGCTGGCGCGCTGGATCTCGTGCGACGACAAGAAGAAGCTCGAGGCGTTCATCGCCGCCAACAATTCCGGCGTCGCCGACGACGTCGACGGCGATCCGGTGTTCCTGGCCAAGAACGAGTTCTATCTCGGCTACACCAAGGAACGCGCGGAAGGCATCGTGTTCTCCAACGTCAAGGACGTGAAGAAGAAGGCCTGA